A window of Candidatus Anstonellales archaeon contains these coding sequences:
- the pheA gene encoding prephenate dehydratase — MNLDEIRKNIDQIDLEILRLLNKRNEFALRAKRFKKEIEDPRREQEVLEIVRKSPTFLLKKEFVDKLFSDIISESKRIQSEVTTLVGFQGEHGAYSEIAAFKYTQNASTIPCNEFSDVFNGVKSGTFDMGVVPVENSIGGSIADVNDLLIETDLNVVGEVTVPIHHCLLSIPETDYRDIKVVYSHPQALSQCKGFISRNKLEAIPYYDTAGSAMMLSQSRPKAAAAIASKLCADIYGLEILKENIEDSGPNITRFLVISKQKEKGGNKCSAVFSTPHKAGALFGVLKIFAEAGINLTRIESRPIPSKPKQFAFLLDFLGSDSDPTVVSAIEKATKECEYFRLLGCYKKAVDW; from the coding sequence ATGAATTTGGATGAGATAAGAAAAAACATAGACCAGATAGACTTGGAGATTCTAAGGCTTCTGAACAAAAGAAATGAGTTTGCTTTGCGTGCCAAAAGATTCAAAAAAGAAATTGAAGACCCAAGGCGAGAGCAAGAGGTGCTTGAGATCGTTAGAAAGAGCCCTACATTTCTCCTAAAGAAGGAATTTGTAGATAAGCTTTTTTCAGATATAATCTCAGAATCCAAGAGAATACAATCAGAGGTTACAACTCTTGTCGGATTTCAGGGTGAGCATGGTGCATACAGTGAGATTGCAGCCTTCAAATACACACAAAACGCATCCACGATACCATGTAATGAATTTTCAGATGTTTTTAATGGAGTGAAGTCTGGGACCTTCGATATGGGCGTGGTGCCAGTTGAAAATTCTATTGGCGGCTCAATAGCAGATGTAAACGACCTCCTAATCGAAACAGACCTAAACGTGGTTGGTGAAGTAACTGTACCAATCCATCACTGTCTTCTCTCTATTCCAGAAACCGATTACAGAGACATAAAAGTAGTCTATTCCCACCCTCAGGCGCTTTCACAATGTAAAGGATTTATTTCAAGAAATAAACTGGAAGCTATCCCCTATTACGATACCGCTGGCTCGGCAATGATGCTCTCACAATCAAGACCTAAAGCCGCAGCAGCAATCGCAAGCAAACTATGTGCTGATATTTACGGACTTGAAATTTTAAAAGAAAACATAGAAGATTCGGGTCCCAACATAACTAGGTTTCTTGTTATCTCAAAGCAAAAGGAGAAAGGCGGAAATAAATGTTCTGCTGTTTTTTCAACACCACATAAAGCTGGAGCATTATTTGGGGTCCTTAAAATATTTGCGGAGGCAGGAATAAACCTAACAAGAATAGAATCCAGGCCCATTCCTTCCAAACCAAAACAGTTTGCCTTTCTCTTAGACTTCCTTGGCTCAGACTCAGATCCAACTGTTGTTAGTGCAATAGAAAAGGCAACAAAAGAATGTGAATACTTTCGCTTACTTGGATGCTATAAAAAAGCTGTCGACTGGTGA